One Procambarus clarkii isolate CNS0578487 chromosome 15, FALCON_Pclarkii_2.0, whole genome shotgun sequence DNA segment encodes these proteins:
- the LOC138364971 gene encoding serine-rich adhesin for platelets-like, translating into MTNVNLSVEDCASLNVEEDCASLSVEDCASLSVEEDCASLSVEEDCASLSVEEDCASLSVEDCASLSVEEDCASLSVEDCSSLSVEEDCASLSVEDCASLSVEEDCASLSVEDCASLSVEEDCASLNVEDCASLSVEEDCASLSVEDCSSLSVEDCASLSVEEDCSSLSVEDCASLGVEEDCASLSVEEDCASLRVEEDCALLSVEDCASFSVEEDCASLSVENCASLSVEDCSSLSVEDCASLSVEEDCASLSVEEDCASLSVEEDCASLSVEDCVTQCGGGLCLAQCGGGLCLAQCGGLFLTQCGGGLCRTQCGGLSLTQCGGLFLTQCGGGLCRTQCGELCLTQCGGGLCFTQCGGMCLTQCGGGLCLTQCGGGVCLTHVEEDCASLSVEEDCASLSVEEDCVSLSVEEDCVSLSVEEDCVSLIVEEDWASLNVEEDCASLSVEEDCVSLSVEDCPSLSDVEEDCASLSVEEDCASLSVEEDCASLGDEEDCASLSEEDCASLGDEEDCASLSEEEDCASLSEEEDCASLSEEEDCASLGDEEDCASLGEEDCASLSEEEDYASLSEEEDCASLSEEEDCASLGDEEDCASLGEEDCASLSEEEDCASLSEEDYCASLSEEDYCASLSEEEDCASLSEEEDCASLSEEEDCASFSEEDDCASFSEEDDCASFSEEEDCASLSEEEDCASLSEEDDCASLSEEDYCASLSEEEDCASLSVEEDCASLSVEEDCASLSVEEDCASLSV; encoded by the exons ATGACTAATGTGAACCTCAGTGTGGAGGATTGTGCCTCACTCAATGTGGAGGAGGattgtgcctcactcagtgtggaggattgtgcctcactcagtgtggaGGAGGattgtgcctcactcagtgtggaGGAGGattgtgcctcactcagtgtggaGGAGGattgtgcctcactcagtgtggaggattgtgcctcactcagtgtggaGGAGGattgtgcctcactcagtgtggaGGATTGTTCCTCACTCAGTGTGGAGGAGGattgtgcctcactcagtgtggaggattgtgcctcactcagtgtggaGGAGGATTGTGCCTCACTCAGCGTGGAGGattgtgcctcactcagtgtggaGGAGGATTGTGCCTCACTCAATGTGGAGGattgtgcctcactcagtgtggaGGAGGattgtgcctcactcagtgtggaGGATTGTTCCTCACTCAGTGTGGAGGATTGTGCATCACTCAGTGTGGAGGAGGATTGTTCCTCACTCAGTGTGGAGGATTGTGCATCACTCGGTGTGGAGGAGGattgtgcctcactcagtgtggaGGAGGATTGTGCCTCACTCCGTGTGGAGGAGGATTGTGCCTTACTCAGTGTGGAGGATTGTGCCTCATTCAGTGTGGAGGAGGattgtgcctcactcagtgtggagaattgtgcctcactcagtgtggaGGATTGTTCCTCACTCAGTGTGGAGGattgtgcctcactcagtgtggaGGAGGattgtgcctcactcagtgtggaGGAGGattgtgcctcactcagtgtggaGGAGGATTGTGCTTCACTCAGTGTGGAGGATTGTGTCACTCAGTGTGGAGGAGGATTGTGCCTCGCTCAGTGTGGAGGAGGATTGTGTCTCGCTCAGTGTGGAGGATTGTTCCTCACTCAGTGTGGAGGAGGATTGTGCCGCACTCAGTGTGGAGGATTGTCCCTCACTCAGTGTGGAGGATTGTTCCTCACTCAGTGTGGAGGAGGATTGTGCCGCACTCAGTGTGGAGAattgtgcctcactcagtgtggaGGAGGATTGTGCTTCACTCAGTGTGGAGGaatgtgcctcactcagtgtggaGGAGGattgtgcctcactcagtgtggaggaggagtgtgcctcactca TGTGGAGGAGGattgtgcctcactcagtgtggaGGAGGattgtgcctcactcagtgtggaGGAGGATTGTGTTTCACTCAGTGTGGAGGAGGATTGTGTTTCACTCAGTGTGGAGGAGGATTGTGTTTCACTCATTGTGGAGGAGGATTGGGCCTCACTCAATGTGGAGGAGGattgtgcctcactcagtgtagaGGAAGATTGTGTCTCACTCAGTGTGGAGGATTGTCCCTCACTCAGTGA tgtggaGGAAGattgtgcctcactcagtgtggaGGAGGattgtgcctcactcagtgtggaGGAGGATTGTGCCTCACTCGGCGACGAGGAGGATTGTGCCTCACTTAGCGAGGAGGATTGTGCCTCACTCGGCGACGAGGAGGATTGTGCCTCACTCAGCGAGGAGGAGGATTGTGCCTCACTCAGCGAGGAGGAGGATTGTGCCTCACTCAGCGAGGAGGAGGATTGTGCCTCACTCGGCGACGAGGAGGACTGTGCCTCACTCGGCGAGGAGGATTGTGCCTCACTCAGCGAGGAGGAGGATTATGCCTCACTCAGCGAGGAGGAGGATTGTGCCTCACTCAGCGAGGAGGAGGATTGTGCCTCACTCGGCGACGAGGAGGACTGTGCCTCACTCGGCGAGGAGGATTGTGCCTCACTCAGCGAGGAGGAGGATTGTGCCTCACTCAGCGAGGAGGATTATTGTGCCTCACTCAGCGAGGAGGATTATTGTGCCTCACTCAGCGAGGAGGAGGATTGTGCCTCACTCAGCGAGGAGGAGGATTGTGCCTCACTCAGCGAGGAGGAGGATTGTGCCTCATTCAGCGAGGAGGATGATTGTGCCTCATTCAGCGAGGAGGATGATTGTGCCTCATTCAGCGAGGAGGAGGATTGTGCCTCACTCAGCGAGGAGGAGGATTGTGCCTCACTCAGCGAGGAGGATGATTGTGCCTCACTCAGCGAGGAGGATTATTGCGCCTCACTCAGCGAGGAGGAGGattgtgcctcactcagtgtggaGGAGGattgtgcctcactcagtgtggaGGAGGattgtgcctcactcagtgtggaGGAGGattgtgcctcactcagtgtgtaG